Genomic DNA from Bacteroidota bacterium:
TTCTGCTTTCACGTCTTCTCCTGCGTTCACAACATTTTTTTCGGGGATCACAACCGCTGCAAGTGAGTCGAATTTAAAATCAGAAATATTAATTTGCATGAATAAATGATTCAGTGCATTGAATTCAATTCCGGCGATACTTTGTTTAATCAATGCTAACATAGCCGCAGTACCTTCGATATTGTTATTGCTCTGAAAGTCTTTAATGCCATCTGCATCTCCGTTGTATTCCGCACTATCCGTATTCAAACCAATAGTGATTGAATGGCTTGTGATATTCATAATATTACTACGGTAATCGTTTACCTGCTTTTTGAGATCGGCAATATCTGCGTCTGAAAGGGAAATTTTTTTTTCTTCGTTTTCAATAAAAGAATACACTTGTTTCGACCATGCTCTTATTCTCATTGCATCTGCATAAATTTTTCCATTTTTTAATTCATCGTTCAATTTAGCTTTTTCGAAGTTCGCATACAGTTGGTCATTGACAATGGTAATATTGTTATTCGCATTTTTCAATCCAATATTGATTGCGGCGAATTCTTTTTCATTGTTGCCTGAAGTGCCGCAATAAAAAAGGGGGAGTAAAACAATGAGAATGGCCGGGAGATAAATTAATTTGTTTTTCATGGTTTGGGTTTTAGAGGCTGTTTAAATTTCAATCGTTTAATTTTTTCTGAATATATTTCTCTGTCGGCAAATGTGAATCCTGTATGCGTTTCGCATAATGAATACTGTCGATGATCTCTTTCTGTTTCAATTCGAGCAAATCATTTTTCAAAGTCACTTCTTTTGTTTTTTCCGACACAAGGTGATCGAGTTTATGGATGAGTGTATTTTTATCCCGCACTGAATTCTGCACGGCATCGCGTATTTTTTTTGAAATGAGCCCGGCGATCATCCCACACAAAAAGATAAGTGCGCTCCGGAATATCACATTCACATGATCGAGCGTGCTCGCATTCGCCGACGGCCGCAGCACATGAAGCGAGACCAGAAGATATTCTCCTCCTGCAACGAGCCCGGAGAAAACCGAGATCCGGAGATCGAGCGTGAGTGAAGAAAGAATGATCATGATGATGTACATGAGCAGTGGCGGAGAAGTAATGAGTTGCTGTGGAGAAATAAAATCCGAATTAAGGAGAAATGAATTTGCGATGAGAATGAACGTCGTTGGAAAACTGCATTCGATCATCACCACGAAATACGGAAGCCATCGCGGAATTCCTTTTTCGTTCCTCTGAAATTTTTTTAGCCGGCGTTCGAAAAAAAGTTCGCTGGCAATAATGGTGATGAGGAACAACGGCCCGACCACAATTGCTTTTCCCGGGATGGCCCTGAAGATAAGATCCGTTTTGAAAAAAAGATACAGCATAATGACGAACTGCCCGAGCAGGATAAAAAAGAATATTCCAACAAGTATCTTCGATTTGAGCCGGAGGTTTTCTACAATGGCAAGTTCAAGCTGGCGGTCCTGGTTCATTTATGTAATTTAAGATCCTTCAGCTTCTCCCGGATTTTGTTTCTTCAGGCGTTCGAGATTCTTTGACTGCGACAGCCCGTCCTCAACTGTAATTTTCCTGAAGAGCAGATTCTGATACTGGGAAAAGGCAGAAATTGTAAAGAGAAAAATGAAAGAGGGGGAAAAAATTTTCATTACTGAAATATAGACAGAAGGATGCAGATGTCAAAGCAGGATCATTTCACACTCCCCTTCACAATATCATCCACCACCGAAGGATCGAGCAGCGTTGAAGTATCACCAACATGTTGCATGTCTCCTTCTGCAATTTTCCGGAGAATTCTCCGCATGATTTTTCCGCTCCTGGTTTTCGGAAGACCTTTCACGATTTGAATTTTATCCGGCTTCGCTATCGGCCCCATATTTTTTACCACTGTTTCAATAATTTCCTTTTTCAATTCTTCTGTATCTGTTCTTCCGTGATCCTCGATACAAAAAGCATAAATGCCCCATCCTTTTATTTCGTGAGGAAAACCAACTACGGCACTCTCCACAATATCGGGATGAAGATTAATTGCGTTTTCAATTTCCGCTGTTCCCAATAAATGTCCCGAAACTTTTATCACATCATCAACGCGTCCGGTAATTCTGTAGTACCCATCTTCATCTCTTCTGCATCCGTCGCCGGTGAAATATAAATTTTTGAACGTGTCGAAATATGCAGTGCGACAACGTTCGTGATTATTGAATGTGGTTCTGATGATCGCGGGCCACGGAAATTTCATGCACAATCTTCCTTCTACATTATTTCCTTTCAATTCATTTCCCTGTTCATCCACCAGCACGGGTTGAATTCCCGGAAGAGGAAGTGTAGCGAATCCTGGTTTTGTTTTTGTAATTCCCGCCAATGGAGAAATTAATATTCCGCCTGTTTCCGTTTGCCACCACGTATCTACGATCGGGCATTTTTCTTTCCCGATATTTTCGTTGTACCAATTCCACGCTTCCACATTAATCGGTTCGCCAACCGTTCCAAGCACACGAAGTGAATCAAGCTTGTAGGGTTTCACAAAATCAAGTCCCATCGCTTCAAGCGAACGTATCGCAGTAGGTGCTGTGTAAAAAATATTCACTTTGTATTTATCGATCACACTCCAGAATCTTCCTGCATCCGGAAAAGTAGGAATGCCTTCGAACATGAGCGTGGTCGCGCCCGCGAGCAGTGGCCCGTACACGAGATAAGAATGCCCGGTGATCCAACCGACGTCGGCAGTACACCAGAAAATATTTCCGGGGTTGTATTGAAAAACATTTTCAAAAGTATATTTCGTGTACACCATGTATCCTCCGCAGGTATGCACCACTCCTTTTGGTTTTCCTGTAGAACCGGAAGTGTAAAGAATGAAAAGCATATCTTCTGCATCCATTACTTCCGCTTCACATTCTGCAGAAACAGTTTTCAATTCTTCAATCAGCCAAACGTCTCTTCCATTCTCCATTTTAATTTCAATTCCTGTTCGTTTTACAACGATCACTTTTTTTACTGACGGACATGTTTGCAGCGCTTCATCGATAACAGACTTCAGTGGAATATCTTTCGCGCCGCGATAAGCGCCATCGGCTGTCACCACAATATTGCATTCCGCATCGTGAATTCTGTCGGCGAGTGAATTGAAAGAAAATCCGCCGAACACTACGGAATGTATCGCGCCTATGCGCGCGCAGGCGAGAACAGCAACGGCGAGTTCCGGAATCATTGGCATATAAATACAAATGCGGTCGCCTTTCTTCGCCCCGTTTTTTTTCAGCACATTCGCAAATCGACAAACTTCTGCGTGCAATTCTTTGTAGGAAATTTTTCTTCCCGCTTCCTTAGCGTCGTTCGGTTCCCAGATGATGGCGGTTTGATCGCCGCGATCTTTTAAATGACGATCAATGCAATTTTCAGTGATGTTCAGTTTTCCGCCGATAAACCATTTTATTTTCGGTTCGGTGAAATTCCATTCTAAAACTTTATCCCATTTTTTTCTCCATGAAAATTCAGAAGCGATCTCTGCCCAGAAATTTTCAGGATCTTCTATTGATCTTTTGTATTCGCTTTGATACTGTTCGAAGGAAGAGATGCGTGCCATGAATTCAGGATTGTAACAGATAATTTTATCTCCAGTGAACTTTTTTCATATTCTTTAGTTGTGAATGACCATCTGTGTCTGTGAACCGGAAATGGTATTCACCCGGATGAAATATTTTCCTTTTGCATAAGATGAAAAATCCATTTCAAAATGAGTTGTGGATTTATTTAAAAGTCTTCTCTCCAAACATTTTCCCTGATCGTCAAAAATTTCCACTGATGAAATTGCATCGTTTGAAGAAATGGTAATCAGGGAAGCTGTCGGATTCGGAAAAATTCTAAATGTCAATTCTTGCATCGCATTTACACTTGTCGGAGTTTGAATTGTAACAGTGTCGCACACCGAATCGGAAAGTGGTCCATTGTACGCAATTAAACAAACGCGATAAAAACCTTGCGCATTAAAAATATGGCTTGGATTAATTGCAGTCGAAGTATCCTGATTCCCACTTGCCGGATCGCCAAAATCCCAGTGATAGGAAATACTGTTTGTACTCAAATTTTGAAATTGGACTGTGTCACCGACAACCGGAAAATACGGCACCCAAACAAAATGCGCAGCAGGTTGAAAATATTGTTGGTTGTCAAAATATTCTACGCTTTGTGTCACATAATTATTTCCAACTTTATTTTGTTTGACCACGAGTAAAGGATATTTTTTTGAAGGATCCATCCATTTTAATTCTCTGGAAATAGTTGTGATGATCGGAAGCAATGTGTCATTAATGATGATGCTGTCGCGCTGAGTCAAATCAGAAATTATCCGCAACGCATTTGAAAATGTTCCATAAGGCGTGATTACAGTTCCCCATCCATCCACATGATTCACTCTATGCATTTGTGTATTCTGATAATAATAATTCGGAATGTTTGTCGTGTAAGATCCATCCGAAGAATCGGCATTTAAATAATTCAAAGGAAACTTGTAAATCACATCGGCAGTTGCGTAAACATTTTTTATTGCTAAGGAAGAACTGTTGATCACAATATTAAATGAAGATGCTTTTTGTTGCAGCGCTCCCGCATTGAGCAAATAAAAATCATTCGGATTTGTTTTCTGAAAATTTCCGATTGCAGTGGTATGTCCATCGGTAGAAGTTCTATTTACATTCGAGGAATTGAAAATGTAAGGCCACTGAATAGGAGTAAATCCGGTCTGATTCGAAGGGCGATACACCAGTCTTCGCTGTGAAATTCCGGTGAGCGATGCATAATTCCAGTTGCAGGGCGCGTTCGTCGTATCGAAATTCAAACTCGACGGTTGCGCCGTGGTCAGATAGAAAGTATCTCCGTTCAATGCGTAATTTGTGGAAATGAAAGTAGATTGCGCGGAAATACCAGAAGAGACGAGCAGCGCTAAAACAAGTAGTGCGAAAGTTTGTTTCATTACCTGGAAGGTTTTTAAATTTAGATTTTCAAAAGTGGTCAGTGAGTTCAGGTAGTTAAGTGTACGTTGTTTTATCGCGGCTACTCCTTCGGCTTCGCGTAAGCAATCACATCTTTATCCGTGATCGTCCTATCACACAAAATAATCAGTCGCTCAATCACATTTCTGAATTCCCGGATGTTTCCTGTCCATGGAAGTTTTTGCAATTCTTTTAAAGCTTCTTTCGAAATTTCTTTCTGCGTCATGCCATGTTCTTCACAAATGTTTTTCAGAAAATGATCAGCAAGCAATGGAATATCTTCCTTGCGTTCGTTCAATGACGGAACATGAATGAGGATCACACTGAGGCGATGATACAGATCCTCGCGGAAATTTCCTTTGAGAATTTCTTTCTTCAGATCTTTGTTCGTCGCAGCAAGCACACGCACATTCACTTTTATTTCTTTGTCGCCTCCTACGCGTGTAATTTTATTTTCCTGCAAAGCACGCAACACTTTCGCCTGCGCACTCAGACTCATATCACCGATCTCATCCAGAAAAATAGTTCCTCCTTCTGCGAGCTCGAATTTTCCTTTACGCTGCGCCACCGCCGAAGTGAAAGCACCTTTCTCATGGCCGAACAATTCCGATTCGATGAGCTCGGAAGGAATAGCCGCACAATTCACTTCTATTAAAGGAGCTGCAGCGCGATTACTTTTTTCATGCAGCCATCTTGCGACCAATTCTTTTCCTGTTCCGTTCTCACCCGTAATGAGCACACGCGCATCCGTAGGCGCAACTTTGTCGATCATCTCTTTGACTTTCACAATGGAATCGGATTGGCCGATCATGTCGAAAGTTTTGGTGATCCTTTTTTTCAGCGTTTTTGTTTCGGTAACTAATTTCGATTTATCGAGCGCGTTGCGCACCGTTACAAGAAGACGATTCAGGTCGAGCGGTTTCTGAATAAAATCATACGCTCCTTTTTTCACGGCTTCCACTGCAGTTTCAATATTCCCATGGCCGGAGATCATGATCACCGGAACATCAGAAGCCACTTCCATGAATTTATCGAGCGCTTCCATTCCATCCATCTTCGGCATTTTAATATCGCAGAGAATGATGTCGAATTTTTCTTTCTGAACGATGGCAAGTCCTTCGAGCCCGTCAGCCGCTTCATCAACTTTGAAATTTTCGTATTCAAGGATCTCGCGCAAAGTTCTGCGGATACTTTTTTCGTCGTCAATAATAAGAATGCGAGGCATAGGGAATTTTTGATGCGGAGTAAAAATAGGAAAAAACGTTGTTGGTTATGGGTTGTGAGTTATGAGTTATAATGAGCAGAAGGCAGTATACAGTATGCAACAACCGATAACTCCTAACCAATAACGTATTCGCATATCTGCACCCCAAGTACTCGGGGCAATTCGTTCCCCGAGTGGAGGCCCTGGCGCTATACGGCATATGCACTACTTCATCATTTTATTAACGGATTTTTAGAACTCGCACCTGTATCCGGAGTGGCTTTGGCAGAATCATGGCATTAAGATCACGACCGCGGACAAAAAAATTCCGCAGAAAAAATAAACCAACTAAAACCAGAAAAAATGAAACGCTACACCAAAAACATGATTTGCCTTGCAGGAGCAGTGCTCGCAGGTAAACTCGCAACAGCCAACGGCAGCATCGCCGGAAAGATCACCGACGAAATGAATCACCCGGTGGCATCAGCAACAGTAGAACTTTTCAATGCGAAAGATTCTTCTCTCGTAAAGGTCCTGCTCACCGATGTCAATGGGAAATATTCTTTCGACAACATCGCTCCCGGCCGCCTTCTTCTTGAAGTTGACAATGCAGGATTCAAATCTGTTGTAAAGAATGTGGATATTGAAGACGGAGCGAATGCTGATCTCGATATTCCCGGAATGGCACGCGGAATTTCAAAAGGAATTATCGAAAATGATAATGGCCTTCCATTTCTCGCTGAACTCAACGGCATGATGGTGCTCACCTTTGAAGGAACGAATGCGAAGATCGGCGGCACCACGCTCGACATCCTTAAAGTTGCTCCCGGAATTTCGCAGGATGAGCAGGGCCGCCTCACACTCGACGGAAGTACGCTCTTCGAATTGCAGAAAGACGGAAAAGATCTCGACGTGAGCGCTGCTCAGATGGATGGCGCACTCCGCGCTATTCCTATGAAAGAAGTTGCTTCCATCATCATCAACCGCGATCCGAAAAGAAATAAAAGTGAAAGCGGCCTGCCGGTGGTGAATTTGGTTACGCTTACCGGCGAGAAGCTGGGCTTGTATGGCGAAGTGAACAGCAACACCACTTTCGGCCAGGTAACGAAGAACGACCAGGGGGTTGTGTTAAATTACAACTCATCTAAAGTGCAGGTTTATGGTTCCTTCGAACGCGCCGATAATAGTTCAGTAGAAAAGGATTTCATGAGTCGCATACTCCCGATGGATGGAACGAATCTCCGCTTCGAAAATGAAAGCATCACTAAAGACAAACCTGTAACGGAGGAGGCGATCTTCGGTACAGAATATAAAGGAGCGAAAGGATTCGCTGCAGGAATCGAACTCAACGGAACACAATTGAAGAGCGACGCAAACGTAACTGATGTGAGCAAATATTCTTTCGACGGGCTCGATACTACTTTTATTTTCCCGGACGCATACAGTACGCACACGGAACAACAGGACGCGAGCGCGACCGTGCACATCGATCAAACCATCCGCGCAACAGGAACCATCCTCACTGCAAAATATGCGATCGATCATAACAAGAGTTTGTGGAATGAAACTTTTCCTTTCGCAGGCGCTGAAGGCGGAACACACATTGAAGCCACACCCGGATTTCACCGCTACTCTTCTGCGAATGACATAGGAATTCACAATGCAACTTTTGAAATGACACAGGTGTGGACGAAAAAACTGATCACCGTTGCAGGTTACAACCATATCGCTTACGATAATCTCAATACACTTTCCATGCAGAATCTCAGCAACGGTGAATGGGTGAATGCAAATGGAAATATGAATCAATTCAAATTGCATGAAGCGATCGGTTCTATTTACCTGAACACGTACCTCGATCTCGGTAAAACACAATTCGCTGCCGGGCTTGATGCAGAACAAGTACACACAACAGGAAATTCCCTGATCACCGATCACAAATTCCAGGTTGACAATCTCCAGTTGTTTCCCTCTGTGAATGCATCGCGCACGTTCGGAAAAAACGGTTCCATCAGTTTCAAATATTTCCAGAGCATCACGCGTCCTACTATGACACAACTCGATCCGTTCGGACATTACACCAACCAGTACACGTACGTTGCAGGAAATCCGAACCTGAAACCAGAGATCGGCAACACGGCAAAAGTTTCTCTGAAAATGTTCCAGGTGCTCGAACTCACAGGCGAACTGAATGAAAAACACAATGGGATCCAGGATGTAACGATGGTAGATGCAAATGGATTGAATGTGCGCATGCCGGAAAATATTTCCAACTCACACAATGCATCTGCAGGAATCAAATGCCTCATCCCGGTTGGAAATAAAATTGCGCTCCAGACTTCTGCAACATGGACCTGGTCGCATTTCCAGACGGAGATCTACGGAATGAATATCAACTCACGCAACAGAAAATTTGTAGGACAGGCAACGATGCTTGTTACACTTCCTGCGAATTTCAATTTAATTGTTGATGGATATTATGTTTCTCCTGCATCAGACGGGATCATTGCCACACAATCAACCGGCGCAGTAGATGCTTCTATTACAAAATCCATGATGAATGATAAAGTTATTCTGAGCGCAGGCGTCAATGATATTTTCAAAACAGGAACCGTTCGCGCAACGATCCTCTCTCCCGAAGGAAATGTTGCTTACAAAGTAATTCCTGAAACACAAACAGCTTTTGTAAAAGCGACGATCAAAGTCGGCAATGAAAAAGCAAAGCGCGAAACGAATAACGATTGAATATCAAAAACGCAGATAGGGATTCCACATTTCCATCACCATTGCTCCTCCGGTCGTAGCGTTCCGGCAGGAGCAATTGGTTTTTAAAATAATTCTATGAGTGGGGAACGAAAATTTTTTCTCACAAACTCCCATTCAGCAACTTCCCGCTCTCTACTAATTTGCGCAGCGCTTTTTCCTTCCGCACTTTTTTCAGCAATTCAATATGTCCCATGTGATGACAATCGCTGCCGGTAAATTCATACCATCCTTTTTCTATCATCTGTTCCGCCACGCGTTTCGATTCAATGGAATAATGACCGGTGAGTGAATTGATGTTGAGCTGAAAAAAAACTCCTTTGTCTTTCAGTTTTTCAAATTTCTCCAATGATTTTGTAAACCAGAACGGATAACGCTCGGGATGCGCAAGCACGGGTTTGTATCCTTCGGTTTGCAAATTGAAAATAAATGCATCAAGATTGTCGGGTGGATTCATGTAGGAAACTTCGAACAGCAAATAATCATTCCCGAGTGTGAGTAATCTTTCCTTCGCAATTTTTTTTTCGAGTTCGTAATCGAAATAATATTCTGCCGCGGCGCGTATCGTAATTTCCAGGCCTTCTTTCACTGCTGCGTTCTGCACTTGTTCGAGCCCGGTGGAAATGATCTCCTGGCTATTCCGGAAAAAATCGCTCATCACGTGCGGTGTTGTGATCACTTTAGTATAGCCGAGTTCTTCCATCGCGCGCAGCATCTCGATCGAATCTTTCATGGTCTTCGCGCCATCGTCAATTCCGGGAATGAAATGAGAATGCATATCCACGCCGATCAAGCCGAGATCGACAGGTTCGCCGGGTTTTGCTGCACTGAAAAGTCTGCTGAGAAAACTCATTTGTCCGAAGGTACGAAAACAGTTGTCAGTTGTCGGTTTTCGATTATCAGTTGTGAAACGACGTGTTAACTGAAAACAGAAAATTGCTAACCGCCCAACTTTCCCTTGAGCAATTTCATTCTCTCTCTCTCCTGCGGAGTCTGGCATGACCAAATGAATCTGGCGTGTGCTTCATTCATACGAAAAATATCTTTGACCGTTCGATTCCGGTAATACACCACCTGATCTTCAGACACTGTATAATGAAAACCAATGTTTTCTTCGCTATGGTCTTTACTATTCATTTTCTGAATTTGCTCAATAGGATAATATCATCTTTATCCTGCGATCTTCCGGAAAACTCTTTCATTCGAATCAAGTCGTCTATGCTGACTATGTTCACGCTGAAATCATCCAGTTTGCGGACTTCTTTCCGCGCCCACAGATCTTTAAATGAAATTGGCAAATCAAGAAGAACATCAAGAGAAAGGAATCCTGATGCACTATTGTAAAACGAAAACGCGATCAGATTTTTTTCGGTCTTGAGTTTACTGCGCTCCTCTTCATCACTGAGTTTTTCAAAAGGCAATGGAAGTACTGATTTGTAGTTAATCGATTGAACGACCTTGAGAAATTTTTCCATGTTTCCCTTGTCGAAGTCGATGAGCAGATCAATATCTGCAGTCATCCTTGGAATACCATAAATATTCACTGCTAATCCTCCGCAAAGCAGGTAGCGAACATCTCTTTTCCAAAATGACTCGAATAATTTTTCGTACTCCATACAACAAACTTACGACGATTCTCATCAATTGCTAACCGCCCAACTTTCCCTTGAGCGCAGCCAACTGATCCTGCCAGTTTTTTGCAGCATCCTTTTGTTTCGGTGGAGTGGCGTTTGAAGATTTAGGAATTGGAATTTTATGTTCCTGTTTTTTAGCAACGGCTTCTCCTTTCATAGAAAGCGCAATTCTTTTTCTCGGAATGTCAACTTCCGTAACGGTCACCATCACTTTCTGTGCAACCTTCACAATTTTATTCGGATCATCCACAAAAGTATCTGCGAGCTGCGAAATGTGCACGAGCCCGTCCTGGTGAACACCAATATCGACGAATGCGCCGAAGTTGGTAACGTTGGTTACAATTCCCGGCAAACGCATTCCTTCTTTCAGATCTTCCATGGAATTAACGCCATCCTGGAATTTAAAAGTTTCAAAAGTTTTACGCGGATCTCTTCCTGGTTTTTCCAGTTCAGAAAGAATATCATTGAGCGTTGGTAAACCAATATTCTCTGAAACATATTTTTTTATTTCTATTTTTTTGCGCAATTCTTTTTCTTTCATCAATGCGTCCACTGAGCAATTTACATCTTTCGCCATCTGCTGCACGATGTGATACGATTCCGGGTGAACAGCACTTCTGTCGAGCGGATCGGAAGCATTTCTTATTCTCAGAAATCCGGCGGCCTGTTCAAAAACTTTTTCTCCGAGACGAGGAACTTTCAGAATATCTTTTCTCGAACGGAAAGCGCCGTGTTCTTCACGGTATTCGACAATACTTTTCGCAATGGCAGGACCGATACCTGCCACATAGGAAAGTAATTGTTTACTGGCTGTATTCAATTCCACACCCACTGCATTCACGCAACTCTCCACTACCTCATCTAATTTTTTCTTCAATAAATTCTGCTCCACATCGTGCTGATATTGTCCAACTCCAATTGACTTTGGATCGATCTTCACGAGCTCGGCTAATGGATCAGCCAATCTTCTTCCAATAGAAACTGCTCCGCGCACTGTTACGTCTTTATCCGGAAATTCTTCGCGCGCAACTGCAGACGCCGAATAAATGGAAGCGCCACTCTCATTTACCATCACGATCATAATTTCTTTCGGCAATTCTTTTATTCCGCGAACAAATTCTTCCGTTTCTCTTCCTGCCGTTCCGTTACCAATGGAAATTGCCTCTACGTGATGTTTCGCCAGCAAACGGAAAAGTGTGTCCTCTGATTCGGTGCGTTCTCTGTTCCCGTTGTGCGGATAGATCACATCGTTCTCCAATAATTTTCCCTGCTTATCGAGCACTACCAATTTACAACCTGTGCGGAATCCCGGATCAAGTGCAAGAATTGTTTTCTGTCCAAGTGGTGACGCAAGTAAAAGTTCGCGGAGATTCTGCGCGAATACATCGATCGCTTTTTTGTCGGCATCTTCTTTGGTGAATTCACGGAATTCTGTTTCGAGTGAAGGTTGTAATAATCTTTTGTAAGCACCAACAACAGCCGCTTTCATTTGCTCAGCTATCTCACCTTTGCCTTTGATGAATTTCTTATTCAGTGATTCAATTGAAATATCCGCGTCAGGCGCAACATCGAGCAAAAGAATTCCTTCATTCTCTCCACGGCGCATAGCGAGCATGCGGTGCGAAGGACAACTCATCAGTTTTTCGTCCCACTTGAAATAATCACGGAACTTTGAACCTTCTTCGCTTTCATCTTTTCCTGCCACCACGCGTGAACGGATGAGCGCGGTCTCGCGGAAAAGTTTGCGAAGCGCTTCGCGCGCATCACCATTTTCTGAGATCATTTCGGCGACAATGTCGCGTGCGCCATCGAGTGCTTCGTCCGCATCAGCGATAGCATGCTCGGGTGAAATGAATTTTTCAGCTTCAGTTTTTATATCGCAATTCACCTGCGAAAATATTTTCAGCGCGAGCGGCTCGAGTCCTTTTTCTCTTGCAGCCGTAGCTCTTGTTTTGCGTTTCGGTTTATAAGGAAGATAAAGATCCTCGAGTGCTGTGATCGTATTTGCTTTTACAATTTTATCGCGCAGTTCATCCGTCATCTTTCCCTGCTCTTCTATTGTTTCGAGAATGAATGCGCGGCGTTTTTCCATTTCGCGCAATACGGTCATGCGGTCGCGCACGTTCATGATCTGCACTTCATCGAGTGAACCGGTTGCTTCTTTTCTGTAACGCGAAAGAAACGGAACTGTTGCGCCTTCATCGAGAAGAGCGATGGTGGTTTCGACCTGTTGCGGATTGATGCCGAGTTCAACAGCGACTTTTCGGATGTTTAATTTTTCGGTGATGGAAGACATATCGGGGGGAGATTACTGATAGTACGCCCGCCTGAATGACGAAGTCGGGCAGGGAAATACGGATTACAGATCCACAGATTGATTTTCTGCATGGGCAAATGTACCTTTCACCAGCCGGAAATTTTCACGCGAAGACGCGAAGACGCAAAGGATTTATGAACGGTTGTGGAAAAATAAAACGAGGTGTTACCATCCATCGGTAAAAACATTCCATTGATCAGATATTTGTTTCGGCTGCACAGCAATTTGCTTAATTTAATCCCGGATAAAACTACCACACATGAAAACCACGAAAATAATATTCATCTCCCTTATACCGGCACTTTGCATCACACTTTTCTCTTTCAGAATTATCATTTCGAAATGGACAGTTGACACAAAAGATGCAAAGATTTCTTTCGATATGCCGGAAGGAAATAAGAGCGGCACGATTGGGAAC
This window encodes:
- a CDS encoding RNA-binding transcriptional accessory protein; protein product: MSSITEKLNIRKVAVELGINPQQVETTIALLDEGATVPFLSRYRKEATGSLDEVQIMNVRDRMTVLREMEKRRAFILETIEEQGKMTDELRDKIVKANTITALEDLYLPYKPKRKTRATAAREKGLEPLALKIFSQVNCDIKTEAEKFISPEHAIADADEALDGARDIVAEMISENGDAREALRKLFRETALIRSRVVAGKDESEEGSKFRDYFKWDEKLMSCPSHRMLAMRRGENEGILLLDVAPDADISIESLNKKFIKGKGEIAEQMKAAVVGAYKRLLQPSLETEFREFTKEDADKKAIDVFAQNLRELLLASPLGQKTILALDPGFRTGCKLVVLDKQGKLLENDVIYPHNGNRERTESEDTLFRLLAKHHVEAISIGNGTAGRETEEFVRGIKELPKEIMIVMVNESGASIYSASAVAREEFPDKDVTVRGAVSIGRRLADPLAELVKIDPKSIGVGQYQHDVEQNLLKKKLDEVVESCVNAVGVELNTASKQLLSYVAGIGPAIAKSIVEYREEHGAFRSRKDILKVPRLGEKVFEQAAGFLRIRNASDPLDRSAVHPESYHIVQQMAKDVNCSVDALMKEKELRKKIEIKKYVSENIGLPTLNDILSELEKPGRDPRKTFETFKFQDGVNSMEDLKEGMRLPGIVTNVTNFGAFVDIGVHQDGLVHISQLADTFVDDPNKIVKVAQKVMVTVTEVDIPRKRIALSMKGEAVAKKQEHKIPIPKSSNATPPKQKDAAKNWQDQLAALKGKLGG
- a CDS encoding nucleotidyl transferase AbiEii/AbiGii toxin family protein; this encodes MEYEKLFESFWKRDVRYLLCGGLAVNIYGIPRMTADIDLLIDFDKGNMEKFLKVVQSINYKSVLPLPFEKLSDEEERSKLKTEKNLIAFSFYNSASGFLSLDVLLDLPISFKDLWARKEVRKLDDFSVNIVSIDDLIRMKEFSGRSQDKDDIILLSKFRK